In a single window of the Labeo rohita strain BAU-BD-2019 chromosome 23, IGBB_LRoh.1.0, whole genome shotgun sequence genome:
- the phf8 gene encoding LOW QUALITY PROTEIN: histone lysine demethylase PHF8 (The sequence of the model RefSeq protein was modified relative to this genomic sequence to represent the inferred CDS: deleted 1 base in 1 codon), translating to MASVPVYCLCRLPYDVTRFMIECDVCQDWFHGSCVGVEEDKAADIDLYHCPNCQVTHGPSVMRKRRGAVKHSDAGMGRDSGRPVKTGSAQFVRELRSRTFPSADEVLLKPTGAQLTVEFLEERSFSVPVLVLRKDGLGMNLPPSSFSVTDVEHYIGADKEIDVIDVNRQADLKMKLGEFVEYYNSPNRDRVLNVISLEFSDTRLSNLVETPKIVRKLSWVENLWPEESVFERPNVQKYCLMGVKDSYTDFHIDFGGTSVWYHVLRGEKIFYLIRPTAANLSLFERWSSSSNQNELFFGDQVDMCYKCSLKQGNTLFIPTGWIHAVLTPVDCLAFGGNFLHSLNIDMQLRAYEIEKRLSTADLFTFPNFETVCWYVGKHLLDTFRGLRENRRHPATYLVHGAKALNNAFRSWTRKESLAEHEIPETIKTQQLVKDLAKEIRLVEDIFQQNIGRSGTPFGGSQGLPSPHPKAPLNTSLAFGQHPGKKRGPKPKDDLEGGVGPPGAKKKSQKGKEIKTEAGELDLLEIHTKHTLKKFQPGCKVKKSKLELPDDCLDDFEEKINKSKLKLVLTNGKIQGKKGRAGSANGAGSSLQQFQPHMATLSDFDSEDELQIDETPPPRRRPSLPSKKKLAGLPRKLPRAKPCSDPHRIREPGEVDFDIEEDYTTDEEMITVQGVKGGAGGILDLLKASKQVAGLDSALSEEAPASPSTRDAIQGMLSMANPPSSSSSSSSSSPLSISGGGEMLGLMKEKGGRAGWISGVKKSEKKTTFQRPGKRPIKRPARHLSDEESLDEQETLGTCFKDSDYVYPSLESDEEDHISKSKMKRKRNWDDTPWSPKARVTPTLPKQERPVREGARVASVETGLAAAAAKLAQQEQQKTITKRKYTKKKVPQEKVHSATAQLQRQPDSAPVSPPLPSEPPVDCIVEERRVEVYSASLLDHEYTAGPGPFSPGGPRGSGAMAPGVFLTSRRPSLSPQNSSSYSAPSPGGLATSTSAGLCQGKRPKKGLATAKQRLGKILKIHRNGKLLL from the exons ATGGCATCTGTTCCTGTTTACTGCCTGTGCCGTCTCCCTTACGATGTCACCCGGTTCATGATTGAGTGTGATGTTTGTCAGGACTGGTTTCATGGCAG TTGTGTTGGTGTGGAAGAGGACAAAGCGGCAGATATTGACCTGTATCACTGTCCTAACTGTCAGGTGACACATGGACCCTCTGTCA TGCGCAAACGACGAGGGGCTGTTAAGCACTCTGATGCTGGAATGGGGAGAGACTCAGGACGACCTGTGAAGACGGGCAGTGCTCAGTTTGTCAGGGAGCTACGCAGCCGCACTTTTCCCAG TGCTGATGAAGTCCTGCTGAAGCCGACCGGGGCCCAGCTCACGGTTGAGTTTCTAGAGGAGCGCTCCTTTAGCGTCCCAGTCCTGGTCCTCAGGAAAGATGGTTTGGGCATGAATTTGCCCCCGTCGTCTTTCTCTGTAACGGATGTAGAGCATTATATTG GTGCTGACAAGGAAATTGATGTGATTGATGTCAACCGCCAAGCAGACCTGAAGATGAAACTGGGAGAATTTGTCGAGTACTACAACAGTCCAAACAGAGACAGAGTGCTCAATGTGATCAGCTTAGAGTTCTCAGACACCAG GTTGTCAAATCTAGTGGAGACACCAAAGATTGTGAGGAAGCTGTCATGGGTGGAGAACCTCTGGCCTGAGGAGTCTGTCTTTGAGAGGCCTAATGTGCAGAAATACTGCCTGATGGGAGTGAAGGACAGTTACACAGACTTTCACATTGACTTTGGTGGAACCTCTGTGTGGTACCATGTTCTCCGG GGTGAGAAGATCTTTTACCTCATTCGTCCCACTGCTGCTAACCTGTCACTTTTTGAGCGCTGGAGTTCATCCTCCAACCAGAATGAGCTGTTTTTTGGGGACCAGGTAGACATGTGCTACAAGTGTTCACTAAAGCAAGGAAACACCCTCTTCATCCCAACAG GGTGGATTCATGCTGTTCTGACGCCTGTGGACTGTTTGGCATTTGGGGGAAATTTTCTACACAGCCTCAACATTGACATGCAGCTTCG AGCATATGAAATAGAAAAGCGACTGAGCACAGCAGACTTGTTCACGTTTCCAAACTTTGAAACCGTGTGCTGGTATgttggaaagcatctgctggaCACCTTCAGAG GTTTAAGAGAGAATCGACGGCATCCTGCCACATACTTGGTCCATGGAGCCAAAGCTCTCAATAATGCTTTCCGCAGCTGGACACGGAAGGAA TCCCTGGCTGAACATGAGATACCGGAGACTATAAAGACCCAGCAGCTAGTGAAGGATCTTGCTAAGGAAATACGTCTGGTTGAG GATATCTTCCAGCAGAACATCGGCAGGAGTGGGACACCATTTGGTGGCTCTCAGGGTCTTCCCTCTCCTCACCCCAAAGCTCCATTAAACACATCCCTCGCTTTTGGCCAGCACCCTGGTAAAAAGAGAGGCCCCAAGCCGAAGGAT GATTTGGAGGGGGGTGTAGGCCCTCCAGGAGCTAAGAAAAAGAGCCAGAAAGGCAAAGAGATCAAAACAGAAGCTGGAGAGCTGGACCTGCTGGAAATTCATACTAAACACACACTCAAGAAGTTCCAGCCAGGGTGCAAAGTAAAAAAGAGCAAG CTTGAGCTGCCTGATGACTGTCTAGATGATTTTGAAGAAAAGATCAACAAGAGCAAGCTTAAGCTTGTGCTGACTAATGGAAAAATACAAGg GAAGAAGGGTCGTGCTGGGAGTGCAAATGGAGCAGGGAGTTCACTTCAACAGTTCCAGCCCCACATGGCTACTTTGTCTGACTTTGATTCAGAAGACGAACTTCAGATCGATGAAACCCCTCCACCTCGCCGTAGACCGTCTCTACCTAGCAAGAAGAAATTAGCTG GTCTACCAAGGAAACTACCTCGGGCCAAACCGTGCAGTGACCCCCACAGAATCCGTGAGCCAGGAGAAGTGGACTTTGATATTGAG GAGGATTACACCACAGATGAAGAGATGATCACAGTGCAGGGTGTGAAAGGTGGAGCAGGTGGGATTTTAGACTTGCTCAAGGCAAGCAAACAGGTGGCGGGTCTCGATTCGGCACTGAG TGAGGAAGCACCAGCCTCCCCCAGCACTCGTGATGCTATCCAGGGGATGCTCTCGATGGCCAACCCTCCATCTTCTTCAtcatcttcctcctcctcctctcctctATCCATCTCTGGAGGAGGTGAGATGCTGGGGCTTATGAAGGAGAAAGGAGGGAGAGCTGGGTGGATAAGTGGAGTCAAGAAGAGTGAGAAGAAAACCACATTTCAGAGGCCAGGAAAACGGCCTATCAAACGTCCAGCACGGCATCTCAGTGATGAAGAAAGCTTGGATGAACAGGAGACCTTGGGTACCTGTTTTAAAGACTCTGATTATG TGTATCCATCACTAGAATCTGACGAGGAGGATCACATAAGCAAGTCCAAAATGAAGAGAAAGCGAAACTGGGATGATACACCCTGGAGTCCTAAAG CCCGCGTGACCCCTACACTGCCCAAGCAGGAGCGACCGGTGAGAGAAGGTGCAAGGGTGGCTTCTGTAGAAACTGGGCTTGCAGCTGCTGCTGCCAAACTGGCTCAACAG GAACAGCAGAAAACCATAACCAAGAGAAAATACACCAAGAAGAAGGTCCCCCAAGAGAAAGTACATTCTGCAACTGCCCAACTCCAGCGCCAGCCGGACTCTGCACCCGTGTCTCCCCCTCTGCCCTCTGAGCCTCCTGTGGACTGCATAGTTGAGGAGAGGAGAGTAGAGGTGTACTCCGCCAGCCTGCTGGACCACGAGTACACAGCAGGACCAGGCCCATTCAGCCCAGGTGGCCCAAGAGGAAGTGGCGCAATGGCCCCTGGCGTGTTTCTGACTTCAAGACGCCCCTCACTCTCTCCCCAAAACAGCAGCAGCTACTCTGCTCCCTCACCCGGAGGGCTGGCTACTTCAACGTCAGCAGGACTGTGTCAAG GAAAACGTCCAAAAAAAGGACTTGCTACAGCTAAACAGAGACTGGGAAAGATTCTGAAAATACATCGAAATGGCAAGCTTCTCCTGTAG